The Streptomyces sp. SS1-1 genome has a segment encoding these proteins:
- a CDS encoding ATP-dependent helicase translates to MVSDPQRALDGFSPATRGWFTGAFSAPTAAQAGAWQAIHEGSDVLVVAPTGSGKTLAAFLAALDQLASTPPPADPKKRCRVLYVSPLKALAVDVERNLRSPLTGIRQESVRLGLPEPEIKVGIRSGDTPAAERRALSTRPPDILITTPESLFLMLTSSTRDALTGIDTVILDEVHAVAGTKRGAHLALSLERLDELLPKPARRIGLSATVRPVDEIARYLSPRRKVEIVQPASGKEFDLSVVVPVEDLGELGGSPVADGSEGKERPSIWPHVEERITDLVQSHRSTIVFANSRRLAERLCNRLNEIAYERATGEPLDEHHSPAELMGGSGAAQGAPAVIARAHHGSVSKEQRALVEEDLKAGRLPAVVATSSLELGIDMGAVDLVVQVESPPSVASGLQRVGRAGHQVGAVSTGVVFPKYRGDLVQAAVVTERMRTGAIESLRVPANPLDVLAQQLVAMTAMDTWQFDDLLALARRAAPFASLPESAFTAVLDMLAGRYPSDAFAELRPRVVWDRVAGTVTGRPGAQRLAVTSGGTIPDRGLFGVFLAGSDPKKGGGRVGELDEEMVYESRVGDVFTLGTSSWRIEDITRDRVLVSPAPGVPGRLPFWKGDQLGRPLELGRAVGAFLREVGSLSKEDARLRLVTAGLDAWAADNVLSYLDEQREACGHIPDDRTIVVERFRDELGDWRVVVHSPFGAQVHAPWALALGAKLSERYGMDAQVMHADDGIVLRLPDADLMGLDLLDQEPRKAGTEYDGDQAPVGAADVVFDKGDVDQVVTDQVGGSALFASRFRECAARALLLPRRNPGKRTPLWQQRQRAAQLLEVASEFGSFPIVLEAVRECLQDVFDVPGLVELMGDLESRKVRLVEVTTPEPSPFARSLLFGYVAQFLYEGDSPLAERRAAALSLDSRLLAELLGQAELRELLDAEVLTELERELQWLTEDRRIKDVEGVADLLRLLGPLTDAELAERGADPAWARELAGARRAIKVRIGGADHWAAIEDAGRLRDALGTALPVGVPEAFTEPVKDPLGDLLARYARTHGPFTSATAAARFGLGVAVTEGALQRLAASGRVVQGEFHPAGIGQEWCDATVLRRLRRRSLAALRHELEPVPPGALAQFLPQWQHIGKGHGLRGIDGLVRAIEQLQGASVPASALEKLVLPSRVAGYQPAMLDELTAAGEVVWAGAGSLPGKDGWVSLYMADTAPLLLPQPHPLELTPLHQSVLDTLSGGYGLFFRQIADQVRATTHPEATDPQLADALWELAWSGRLTNDTLAPMRSLLGSGRTAGSTAHRAKRTVPRGRYGSLTAAARTASRTGPPTVAGRWSLLPPLEPDPTVRAHALARTLLDRHGVVTRGAVAAEGVEGGFSAVYRILAAFEESGQARRGYVVEGLGAAQFAMDGAVDRLRAVSNARDRGEGLPGPPAPGTDGFGGPPAGPDAPDGDPSYDIPDLDHDFLDAHLDRLKPDEYVSPLDRAAGDRRGPNAPWRNGARRNRPAPDTRAVVLAAADPANAYGAALPWPEPPTGAGHKPGRKAGSLVVLVDGELTLYMERGGKTLLAWPSAPETEPSDDPRLRAAAEALAAAASAGSLGTVTVERVNGAQALTSPVGTLLEAAGFIATPRGLRLRA, encoded by the coding sequence ATGGTCAGCGATCCGCAGCGAGCCCTGGACGGCTTCTCCCCCGCGACCCGTGGCTGGTTCACGGGTGCCTTCTCCGCGCCCACCGCGGCGCAGGCGGGCGCGTGGCAGGCCATCCACGAGGGCTCGGACGTGCTGGTCGTGGCCCCCACCGGTTCCGGCAAGACGCTGGCCGCGTTCCTCGCCGCCCTGGACCAGCTGGCCTCGACGCCCCCGCCGGCCGACCCGAAGAAGCGCTGCCGGGTCCTGTACGTCTCCCCGCTGAAGGCCCTCGCCGTGGACGTGGAGCGCAATCTGCGCAGCCCGCTGACCGGCATCCGCCAGGAGTCCGTCCGGCTGGGCCTGCCCGAGCCGGAGATCAAGGTCGGCATCCGTTCCGGTGACACCCCGGCGGCGGAGCGGCGGGCGCTGTCGACGCGGCCCCCGGACATCCTGATCACCACGCCCGAGTCCCTGTTCCTCATGCTGACGTCGTCGACCCGCGACGCGCTGACCGGCATCGACACGGTGATCCTGGACGAGGTGCACGCGGTGGCGGGCACCAAGCGCGGCGCCCATCTCGCGCTGAGCCTGGAGCGCCTGGACGAGCTCCTGCCGAAGCCGGCGCGGCGGATCGGCCTGTCCGCGACCGTCCGCCCGGTCGACGAGATCGCCCGCTATCTCTCGCCGCGCCGGAAGGTGGAGATCGTCCAGCCGGCGTCGGGCAAGGAGTTCGACCTGTCCGTCGTCGTCCCGGTGGAGGACCTGGGCGAGCTGGGCGGCTCCCCGGTGGCCGACGGCTCCGAAGGCAAGGAGCGCCCCTCGATCTGGCCGCATGTCGAGGAGCGGATCACCGACCTCGTCCAGTCGCACCGCTCCACGATCGTCTTCGCCAACTCCCGCAGGCTCGCGGAGCGGCTGTGCAACCGCCTGAACGAGATCGCCTACGAGCGGGCCACCGGCGAGCCCCTGGACGAGCACCACTCCCCGGCGGAGCTGATGGGCGGTTCCGGCGCCGCCCAGGGCGCGCCCGCGGTCATCGCCCGCGCCCATCACGGCTCGGTCTCCAAGGAGCAGCGCGCCCTGGTGGAGGAGGACCTCAAGGCGGGCCGGCTCCCCGCGGTCGTCGCCACCTCCAGCCTCGAGCTGGGCATCGACATGGGCGCGGTGGACCTCGTCGTCCAGGTCGAGTCGCCGCCGTCCGTGGCGTCGGGCCTGCAGCGCGTGGGCCGCGCGGGACACCAGGTCGGGGCCGTCTCCACGGGCGTGGTCTTCCCGAAGTACCGGGGCGACCTCGTGCAGGCCGCCGTGGTCACCGAGCGCATGCGCACGGGCGCCATCGAGTCGCTGCGCGTCCCGGCGAACCCGCTGGACGTCCTGGCGCAGCAGCTGGTCGCCATGACGGCGATGGACACCTGGCAGTTCGACGACCTCCTCGCGCTGGCCCGCCGGGCCGCCCCCTTCGCGTCGCTGCCGGAGTCGGCGTTCACGGCGGTCCTCGACATGCTCGCGGGCCGCTATCCGTCGGACGCCTTCGCGGAGCTGCGCCCGCGCGTGGTGTGGGACCGGGTCGCCGGGACCGTCACCGGCCGGCCGGGCGCCCAGCGCCTCGCGGTCACCTCGGGCGGCACGATCCCCGACCGGGGCCTGTTCGGGGTGTTCCTCGCCGGTTCCGACCCGAAGAAGGGCGGCGGCCGGGTCGGCGAGCTGGACGAGGAGATGGTCTACGAGTCCCGTGTCGGCGACGTCTTCACGCTGGGTACCAGCTCGTGGCGCATCGAGGACATCACGCGTGACCGGGTGCTGGTCTCCCCCGCTCCGGGTGTGCCGGGCCGCCTGCCCTTCTGGAAGGGCGACCAGCTGGGCCGTCCGCTGGAGCTGGGCCGCGCGGTGGGCGCGTTCCTGCGCGAGGTCGGGTCGCTGTCGAAGGAGGACGCCCGGCTCCGCCTGGTCACCGCGGGCCTGGACGCCTGGGCCGCGGACAACGTGCTGTCGTACCTGGACGAGCAGCGCGAGGCGTGCGGTCACATCCCGGACGACCGCACGATCGTCGTCGAGCGCTTCCGGGACGAGCTGGGCGACTGGCGGGTGGTCGTGCACTCCCCCTTCGGCGCCCAGGTGCACGCTCCCTGGGCGCTCGCCCTGGGCGCGAAGCTGTCCGAGCGCTACGGCATGGACGCGCAGGTCATGCATGCCGACGACGGCATCGTGCTGCGCCTGCCGGACGCCGACCTCATGGGCCTCGACCTGCTGGACCAGGAGCCCCGCAAGGCCGGCACGGAGTACGACGGCGACCAGGCGCCCGTCGGCGCGGCGGACGTCGTCTTCGACAAGGGTGACGTCGACCAGGTCGTCACCGACCAGGTCGGCGGCTCGGCGCTGTTCGCGTCCCGCTTCCGCGAGTGCGCCGCGCGGGCCCTGCTGCTGCCGCGCCGCAACCCCGGCAAGCGCACCCCGTTGTGGCAGCAGCGTCAGCGTGCCGCGCAACTGCTGGAGGTGGCCAGCGAGTTCGGTTCGTTCCCGATCGTCCTGGAGGCGGTCCGCGAGTGCCTGCAGGACGTCTTCGACGTCCCCGGGCTCGTGGAGCTGATGGGCGACCTGGAGTCCCGCAAGGTGCGGCTCGTCGAGGTCACCACGCCCGAGCCGTCCCCCTTCGCGCGTTCCCTCCTCTTCGGGTACGTCGCCCAGTTCCTGTACGAGGGGGACTCGCCGCTCGCCGAGCGCCGCGCCGCCGCCCTGTCGCTCGACTCACGGCTGCTGGCCGAGCTGCTCGGGCAGGCGGAGCTGCGGGAGCTGCTGGACGCCGAGGTGCTGACCGAGCTGGAGCGCGAGCTGCAGTGGCTCACCGAAGACCGCCGGATCAAGGACGTCGAGGGCGTCGCGGACCTTCTGCGCCTCCTCGGCCCGCTCACGGACGCCGAGCTGGCCGAGCGCGGCGCGGACCCGGCGTGGGCGCGGGAGCTGGCCGGTGCCCGCCGCGCGATCAAGGTGCGCATCGGCGGCGCCGACCACTGGGCGGCCATCGAGGACGCGGGCCGCCTGCGCGACGCGCTGGGCACGGCGCTGCCCGTCGGTGTCCCGGAGGCCTTCACCGAGCCGGTCAAGGACCCCCTCGGCGACCTCCTCGCGCGGTACGCCCGCACCCACGGCCCGTTCACGTCGGCGACGGCCGCGGCCCGCTTCGGGCTGGGCGTGGCGGTCACCGAGGGCGCGCTGCAGCGGCTGGCGGCGAGCGGGCGCGTGGTGCAGGGCGAGTTCCATCCGGCCGGCATCGGTCAGGAATGGTGCGACGCCACGGTTCTGCGACGCCTGCGCCGCCGCTCCCTCGCCGCGCTGCGGCACGAGCTGGAGCCGGTGCCGCCGGGCGCGCTCGCCCAGTTCCTGCCGCAGTGGCAGCACATCGGCAAGGGCCACGGCCTGCGCGGGATCGACGGACTGGTCCGTGCCATCGAGCAGTTGCAGGGCGCCTCCGTGCCCGCGTCCGCGCTGGAGAAGCTGGTCCTGCCGTCGCGGGTCGCCGGGTACCAGCCGGCCATGCTCGACGAGCTGACGGCCGCCGGTGAGGTCGTCTGGGCGGGCGCGGGCTCGCTGCCGGGCAAGGACGGCTGGGTCTCCCTCTACATGGCGGACACGGCGCCCCTGCTGCTGCCGCAGCCCCACCCCCTGGAGCTGACGCCGCTCCACCAGTCGGTCCTGGACACCCTGTCCGGCGGCTACGGCCTGTTCTTCCGTCAGATCGCCGACCAGGTCCGCGCCACCACCCACCCGGAAGCGACCGACCCGCAGCTCGCGGACGCCCTCTGGGAGCTGGCCTGGTCGGGCCGGCTGACCAACGACACGCTCGCGCCGATGCGTTCACTGCTGGGCTCGGGCCGCACCGCGGGCTCCACGGCCCACCGCGCCAAGCGCACGGTCCCGCGCGGGCGGTACGGCTCACTGACCGCCGCTGCCCGCACGGCCTCCCGTACCGGCCCGCCGACCGTCGCCGGCCGCTGGTCCCTGCTGCCCCCGCTCGAACCGGACCCGACCGTCCGGGCCCACGCCCTGGCCCGCACCCTGCTGGACCGGCACGGCGTGGTGACGCGCGGCGCGGTCGCCGCCGAGGGGGTCGAGGGCGGCTTCTCGGCGGTGTACCGCATCCTGGCCGCCTTCGAGGAGAGCGGCCAGGCCCGGCGCGGTTATGTGGTGGAGGGGCTGGGCGCCGCCCAGTTCGCGATGGACGGCGCGGTGGACCGGCTGCGCGCGGTGTCCAACGCCCGCGACCGCGGGGAGGGCCTGCCCGGCCCGCCCGCGCCGGGCACCGACGGCTTCGGCGGCCCCCCGGCCGGCCCGGACGCCCCGGACGGCGACCCGTCCTACGACATCCCCGACCTCGACCACGACTTCCTCGACGCGCACCTGGACCGGCTCAAGCCGGACGAGTACGTCTCGCCCCTGGACCGCGCCGCCGGCGACCGCCGGGGACCGAACGCCCCGTGGCGGAACGGCGCCCGCCGCAACCGCCCCGCCCCGGACACCCGGGCCGTCGTCCTCGCGGCGGCCGACCCGGCGAACGCGTACGGTGCGGCCCTCCCCTGGCCCGAGCCGCCCACCGGCGCCGGGCACAAGCCGGGCCGCAAGGCGGGCTCGCTCGTGGTCCTGGTCGACGGGGAGCTCACGCTCTACATGGAGCGCGGCGGGAAGACCCTGCTCGCCTGGCCGTCGGCCCCGGAGACCGAGCCTTCCGACGACCCCCGGCTGCGGGCCGCCGCCGAAGCCCTGGCGGCCGCCGCCTCGGCGGGTTCCCTCGGCACGGTCACGGTGGAGCGGGTGAACGGCGCCCAGGCCCTGACGTCCCCCGTGGGCACGCTCCTGGAGGCGGCGGGCTTCATCGCGACCCCGCGAGGGCTCCGCCTCCGTGCCTGA
- a CDS encoding AraC family transcriptional regulator → MAGHGEKARHWRYAELPDVDLLRAHYIRKAFVRHTHEHFVIAAIADGVEVFHHRGADQYAGAGALALVNPDTPHTGRAGVPEGWRYGAVYPSPQVVAEIAAETTSIKGTPGFVRPVLDDPYAVSLVHQVLRAADEGNALAADTLLRVAVTRLLRLNGGALPQREVRSAGARVAARAREVLERRMAGPPSLEKLAADLGTSPFALLRAFRDTYGMPPHTWLTDARVRRARRMLDAGVSPAEAALAVGFTDQPHLNRHFSRIVGVPPGAYQRERKNVQDAWREPS, encoded by the coding sequence ATGGCAGGGCACGGTGAGAAGGCACGGCATTGGCGGTACGCCGAGCTGCCCGACGTCGACCTGCTGCGCGCCCACTACATCCGCAAGGCGTTCGTACGGCACACCCACGAGCACTTCGTGATCGCCGCGATCGCCGACGGCGTGGAGGTCTTCCACCACCGGGGCGCCGACCAGTACGCCGGAGCCGGGGCGCTCGCGCTGGTCAACCCGGACACGCCCCACACCGGGCGGGCCGGAGTCCCCGAGGGCTGGCGGTACGGGGCGGTCTACCCCTCCCCGCAGGTCGTCGCGGAGATCGCCGCCGAGACGACGTCGATCAAGGGGACGCCCGGGTTCGTACGGCCGGTGCTGGACGACCCGTACGCCGTGTCCCTGGTCCACCAGGTCCTGCGGGCCGCCGACGAGGGCAACGCGCTGGCCGCCGACACCCTGCTGCGGGTCGCCGTGACCCGGCTGCTGCGGCTGAACGGCGGCGCGCTGCCGCAGCGCGAGGTGCGGTCGGCCGGTGCCCGCGTCGCGGCACGCGCGCGTGAGGTGCTCGAACGCCGCATGGCCGGGCCGCCCAGCCTGGAGAAGCTCGCCGCCGACCTGGGCACCAGCCCCTTCGCCTTGCTGCGGGCGTTCCGGGACACCTACGGGATGCCGCCGCACACCTGGCTGACCGACGCGCGCGTGCGGCGCGCCCGCCGGATGCTGGACGCGGGCGTCTCACCCGCCGAGGCCGCGCTCGCCGTGGGCTTCACCGACCAGCCCCACCTCAACCGGCACTTCAGCCGTATCGTCGGCGTGCCGCCCGGCGCCTACCAGCGCGAGCGCAAGAACGTACAAGACGCCTGGCGGGAGCCGTCCTAG
- a CDS encoding AzlC family ABC transporter permease, translated as MSERKALAAPSTDLETDPDDGRGKPDAAVVRDALGVGVAVGLSGFAFGVTSAGSGLTLAQTCALSLLVFTGASQFALVGALAAGGSPLTAAAGAFFLGVRNAFYGLRLSQVLRLTRAIRPFAAQWVIDETTAVTLAQPTRRGARIGFLVTGLSLYVLWNLTTLLGALGAEAIGDTDAWGLDAAGPAVFLALLAPMLKSTTERAVAGLAVVLGLGLLPVLPAGVPVLVAALAAPVVLWARGRRGDVPEEGR; from the coding sequence GTGTCAGAACGGAAAGCCCTCGCAGCACCCAGCACAGATCTTGAGACGGACCCCGACGACGGCCGGGGCAAGCCCGACGCCGCCGTGGTGCGCGACGCCCTCGGTGTGGGCGTCGCCGTCGGCCTGTCCGGCTTCGCCTTCGGGGTGACGTCCGCCGGCAGCGGACTCACCCTCGCGCAGACCTGCGCGCTCAGCCTGCTGGTCTTCACGGGGGCCTCCCAGTTCGCCCTCGTCGGGGCGCTCGCTGCGGGCGGCAGCCCGCTGACCGCGGCCGCCGGCGCCTTCTTCCTCGGGGTGCGCAACGCCTTCTACGGGCTGCGCCTGTCGCAGGTACTGCGCCTCACGCGCGCGATACGGCCGTTCGCCGCCCAGTGGGTGATCGACGAGACGACCGCCGTCACCCTGGCGCAGCCGACCCGGCGCGGCGCCCGGATCGGGTTCCTGGTGACCGGGCTGAGCCTGTACGTGCTGTGGAACCTGACGACCCTGCTGGGCGCCCTGGGCGCCGAGGCCATCGGGGACACCGACGCCTGGGGCCTCGACGCGGCGGGACCCGCGGTCTTCCTCGCCCTGCTCGCGCCGATGCTGAAGTCCACGACCGAGCGCGCGGTGGCCGGTCTGGCCGTGGTGCTGGGCCTCGGGCTGCTGCCCGTCCTGCCCGCCGGGGTGCCGGTCCTCGTGGCGGCGCTGGCGGCACCGGTCGTGCTGTGGGCGCGGGGCCGCCGGGGCGACGTGCCGGAGGAGGGACGATGA
- a CDS encoding AzlD domain-containing protein, translating into MNVWIAIAVTALGCYAVKLIGLLVPAGALERPLVRRLAALLPVALLAALTAQQTFADGRELVLDARVGGLAAAAVMLILRAPFLLVVAAAVLVTAGVRALGG; encoded by the coding sequence ATGAACGTCTGGATCGCGATCGCCGTCACCGCGCTCGGCTGCTACGCCGTCAAGCTGATCGGGCTCCTCGTGCCCGCGGGCGCCCTCGAGCGGCCTCTGGTGCGACGGCTCGCCGCCCTGCTGCCGGTCGCCCTCCTGGCCGCGCTCACCGCCCAGCAGACGTTCGCCGACGGGCGGGAACTCGTCCTGGACGCGCGCGTGGGCGGGCTCGCCGCGGCCGCCGTCATGCTGATCCTGCGGGCCCCCTTCCTGCTCGTCGTCGCGGCGGCCGTCCTGGTGACGGCGGGGGTGCGGGCCCTCGGGGGCTGA
- a CDS encoding LacI family DNA-binding transcriptional regulator, whose translation MGRQRPGSPTLEEVAALAGVGRGTVSRVINNAAGVKDSTRRTVERAIAELGYVPNLAARSLAGRRADAVTLAMTERDWRLFGEPFFAEIVQSVGDALADASVQLLLTLVRTHAERRRLVEYARGGRVDGVLLMSVRSEDRLPDMLAEAGLPTVLLGRRSGDENVTYVDADNVGGARDAVTYLVRGGRTRIAAITGPLDMYVTQCRLRGYREALADAGLEPLPSLVVEGDFAESSGRRATAELLERHPDLDAVFAASDTMAAGALGVLRAAGRRVPEDVAVIGYDDFPLAQHTDPPLTTVRQPMEEIGRTMVRLLLEEMERPEVAWRHVILRTRLVVRGSA comes from the coding sequence ATGGGCAGGCAGCGCCCTGGTTCGCCGACACTGGAAGAGGTCGCGGCCCTGGCCGGTGTCGGACGGGGGACCGTCTCGCGGGTCATCAACAACGCGGCGGGCGTGAAGGATTCGACGCGCCGGACCGTCGAGCGGGCCATCGCCGAACTGGGCTATGTCCCCAACCTGGCGGCCCGCTCCCTGGCCGGGCGGCGGGCGGACGCCGTGACGCTGGCCATGACCGAGCGGGACTGGCGGCTGTTCGGGGAACCCTTCTTCGCGGAGATCGTCCAGTCGGTCGGCGACGCCCTCGCCGACGCCTCCGTCCAGTTGCTGCTCACCCTGGTCCGCACCCACGCCGAGCGGCGGCGCCTCGTGGAGTACGCGCGCGGGGGACGCGTGGACGGGGTCCTGCTGATGTCCGTACGCAGCGAGGACCGGTTGCCGGACATGCTCGCCGAGGCCGGGCTGCCCACGGTGCTGCTCGGGCGCCGTTCGGGCGACGAGAACGTCACCTACGTGGACGCGGACAACGTGGGCGGCGCCCGTGACGCGGTGACGTACCTGGTGCGGGGCGGTCGCACCCGGATCGCCGCGATCACCGGCCCGCTCGACATGTACGTCACCCAGTGCCGGCTGCGCGGCTACCGGGAAGCCCTGGCGGACGCGGGTCTGGAGCCGCTGCCCTCGCTGGTCGTGGAGGGCGACTTCGCCGAGAGCAGCGGGCGCCGGGCGACGGCCGAACTGCTGGAGCGGCACCCGGACCTCGACGCCGTGTTCGCCGCCTCGGACACCATGGCCGCCGGAGCGCTGGGCGTGCTGCGGGCCGCCGGGCGCCGGGTGCCCGAGGACGTCGCGGTGATCGGCTACGACGACTTCCCGCTCGCCCAGCACACCGACCCGCCGCTGACGACGGTCCGCCAGCCGATGGAGGAGATCGGGCGGACCATGGTGCGGCTGTTGCTGGAGGAGATGGAGCGGCCCGAGGTGGCGTGGCGGCACGTCATTCTCCGCACCCGGTTGGTGGTGCGCGGCTCCGCCTGA
- a CDS encoding GH12 family glycosyl hydrolase domain-containing protein has product MRPSPHNSRTARGLLAALLTALAAVAALLVTTQPAQADTEVCEEFGSTVIQGRYVVQNNRWGTSATQCVTDTDTGFRVTQADGSVPTNGAPKSYPSVFNGCHYTNCSPGTALPAQVSGISSAPSSISYGFVSNAVYNASYDIWLDPTPRTDGVNRTEIMIWFNRVGSIQPIGSPVGTASVGGRSWEVWTGSNGSNDVISFVAPSAISSWSFDVMDFVDQAVARGMAQSNWYLTSVQAGFEPWQNGAGLAVNSFSSSVNLGGGGDPGGPGEPATACQVTYATNVWQGGFTADVTVKNTGSAVVDNWQLGFTLPSGQRVTGSWNADLSGSTGAVTASPAAHNARIAAGGTQTFGFQGTYSGTFTKPTAFRLNGTACTTA; this is encoded by the coding sequence ATGCGACCGTCACCCCACAACTCTCGCACCGCGCGCGGCCTGCTGGCCGCCCTGCTCACCGCTCTCGCCGCCGTCGCGGCGCTCCTCGTGACGACACAGCCGGCCCAGGCCGACACCGAGGTCTGCGAGGAGTTCGGATCGACCGTCATCCAGGGACGCTACGTCGTCCAGAACAACCGCTGGGGCACCAGCGCCACCCAGTGCGTCACCGACACCGACACCGGTTTCCGGGTGACCCAGGCGGACGGCTCGGTCCCGACCAACGGCGCCCCGAAGTCGTACCCGTCGGTGTTCAACGGCTGCCACTACACGAACTGTTCGCCGGGGACCGCCCTCCCGGCGCAGGTCAGCGGCATCTCCAGCGCGCCGAGCAGCATCTCGTACGGCTTCGTGTCGAACGCCGTCTACAACGCCTCGTACGACATCTGGCTGGACCCGACGCCCCGCACCGACGGCGTCAACCGGACCGAGATCATGATCTGGTTCAACCGCGTCGGGTCGATCCAGCCGATCGGCTCGCCGGTCGGAACCGCCTCCGTGGGCGGGCGCTCCTGGGAGGTGTGGACCGGGAGCAACGGCTCCAACGACGTGATCTCCTTCGTCGCCCCCTCGGCGATCAGCTCCTGGAGCTTCGACGTCATGGACTTCGTCGACCAGGCCGTCGCCCGGGGCATGGCGCAGAGCAACTGGTACCTGACCAGTGTGCAGGCCGGGTTCGAGCCCTGGCAGAACGGCGCCGGTCTGGCCGTGAACTCCTTCTCCTCCAGCGTCAACCTCGGCGGCGGCGGTGACCCGGGTGGCCCCGGCGAGCCCGCCACGGCCTGCCAGGTGACCTACGCGACCAACGTCTGGCAGGGCGGCTTCACCGCGGACGTCACCGTGAAGAACACCGGTTCCGCCGTCGTGGACAACTGGCAGCTCGGCTTCACCCTGCCCTCCGGGCAGCGCGTCACCGGCTCCTGGAACGCCGACCTGTCCGGCTCCACGGGCGCGGTGACGGCGAGCCCCGCGGCGCACAACGCGCGGATCGCCGCCGGCGGCACCCAGACCTTCGGCTTCCAGGGCACCTACAGCGGCACGTTCACCAAGCCCACCGCATTCCGCCTGAACGGCACCGCCTGCACCACCGCGTGA